GAGCAGGCATCCGACTGGAATGCCGGATGCTCTACCGATTTGTGTGTACTTACTTTAGTTGTTCGCTGGTGGGATTGGAGACGCCGCCGAAACGGCGCCTCCCCCGTCTGCTGAGAAGGGCTATTCGCCCTTGCTCTTCTGGATGATCTCGTCGGCAACCGCCTTGGGGACCTCCGCGTAGGACTCGAAGGTCATCGAGTACACGGCGCGGCCGGAGGTCTTCGACCTCAGGTCACCCACGTATCCGAACATCTCCGACAGCGGCACGTTGGCGCGAACGACCTTGACGCCGGTGGCATCCTCCATGGACTGGATCTGACCGCGGCGCGAGTTCAGGTCGCCGATAACGTCACCCATGTATTCCTCAGGGGTGCGCACCTCGACGGCCATGAGCGGCTCGAGCAGAACCGGGTTCGCCTTCCTCGCGGCCTCCTTGTAGGCCATCGAGCCGGCGATCTTGAACGCCATCTCCGAAGAGTCGACGTCGTGGTATGCGCCATCCAGCAGGACGGCCTTCACACCGACGGTGGGGAAGCCAGCGAGGACACCGACGTTCATGGCGTCCTGGATACCGGCGTCGACCGACGGGATGTACTCACGAGGCACGCGACCACCGGTGACGGCGTTCTCGAACTCGTAGGTCTTGTCGGCGGTCACCTCGAGCGGCTCAAGCGAGATCTGCACCTTGGCGAACTGACCGGATCCACCGGTCTGCTTCTTGTGGGTGTAGTCGTGCTTGTCCACCTTGCGACGCAGGGTCTCGCGGTAGGCGACCTGCGGCTTACCGACGTTGGCCTCAACCTTAAACTCGCGCTTCATGCGGTCAACGAGGATGTCCAGGTGAAGCTCACCCATACCCTTGATGACCGTCTGCCCGGTCTCGTGGTTCTGCTCGACGCGGAACGTCGGGTCTTCCTCGGCGAGCTTCTGGATCGCGGTGCCGAGCTTCTCCTGGTCGGCCTTGGTCTTGGGCTCGATGGCGACCTCGATCACCGGCTCGGGGAAGGTCATCGACTCGAGAACGACCTGGTTGTTCGGGTCGCACAGGGTGTCACCGGTGGTGGTGTCCTTCAGGCCGATGACCGCGTAGATGTGGCCAGCGGTGACGCCGTCAACCGGGTTCTCCTTGTTGGCGTACATCTGGAAGATCTTGCCGATGCGCTCCTTCTTCTGCTTGGTGGAGTTCGCAACAGCGGCACCACTCTCAAGCTTTCCGGAGTACACGCGCACGTAGGTCAGACGACCGAAGAACGGGTGCACGGCAACCTTGAACGCCAGAGCCGCGAAGGGCTCGTCGGCGGAAGGCTTGCGCAGGATGATCTTCTCTTCGTCGCGCGGGTCGCGCGCCTCGGTGGCGGGCACGTCGAGCGGGCTGGGGAGGTAGTCCACAACCGCGTCGAGCATGGGCTGAACACCGCGGTTCTTGAACGCCGAGCCACAGAGGACCGGGTAGATCTCGCTGTTCACGGTGAGCTTGCGGATCGCGCCCTTGATCTCGGCCACGGTCAGCTCTTCGCCACCGAAGTACTTCTCCATGAGCGCGTCGTCGGTCTCGGCGACGACCTCGAGCAGCGCGGTGCGGTACTCGTTGGCCTTGTCGACGAGGTCGGCCGGGATGGGCTCGATCTCGTACGAGGCGCCCAGGGTGACGTCACCCTTGGAGTCGCCACGCCAGGTGAGTGCGCGCATCTCGACGAGGTCGACGACACCCTCGAATTCGGACTCCATACCGATCGGCAGCTGCAGCACCAGCGGCTTGGCGCCGAGGCGCTTCACGATGGTGTCGACGGTGAAGTAGAAGTCAGCACCGAGCTTGTCCATCTTGTTGACGAAGCAGATGCGCGGGACGTCGTACTTGTCAGCCTGACGCCAGACGGTCTCGGACTGGGGCTCGACGCCCTCCTTGCCGTCGAAGACGGCAACGGCACCATCGAGCACGCGGAGCGAACGCTCCACCTCGACGGTGAAGTCGACGTGACCGGGGGTGTCGATGATGTTGATCTGGTTGTTGTTCCAGAAACAGGTCACAGCAGCAGACGTGATGGTGATGCCACGCTCCTGCTCCTGCTCCATCCAGTCGGTGGTCGCCGCGCCGTCGTGGGTCTCGCCCAGCTTGCGGTTGACGCCCGTGTAGAACAGGATGCGCTCGGTCGTGGTGGTCTTGCCGGCATCGATGTGCGCCATGATGCCGATGTTGCGGACCTTGTTCAGGTCGGTGAGCACTTCCTGTGCCACAGGTTTCCTCCGTTAGTGGGGTTCGAGCGGTTTCGCGCGGATGCGGTCTACCGGTTAGGGATCCGGCCTCGGGCCTGTCTACCCCCGACAGCTGAACAGTCGGTGACGGATAGGCCCGAGGCGGATGCCGCTACCAGCGGTAGTGCGCGAAGGCCTTGTTCGACTCAGCCATCTTGTGGGTGTCTTCGCGACGCTTGACAGCGGCGCCGAGACCGTTGGACGCGTCGAGGATCTCGTTCATGAGACGCTCGGTCATCGTCTTCTCGCGGCGAGCCTTCGCGTAGCTGGTGAGCCAGCGCAGCGCGAGGGTGTTGGCGCGGTGAGGCTTGACCTCGACCGGCACCTGGTAGGTCGAGCCACCGACGCGGCGGCTGCGGACCTCAAGGGTGGGGCGAACGTTGTCGAGCGCCTTCTTCAGGGTGACGACGGCGTCCTGGCCGTTCTTCGAGGCAACGCCGGCGAGGGCACCGTAGACGATGCGCTCGGCGATGGCCTTCTTGCCGTCAAGCAGGATCTTGTTGACGAGCTGGCTGACGATGGGCGCACCGTAAACCGGGTCGGCGACGACGGGGCGCTTAGGAGCTGGTCCCTTGCGAGGCATTACTTCTTCTCCATCTTCGCGCCGTAGCGGCTGCGAGCCTGCTTGCGGTTCTTGACGGCCTGGGTGTCCAGCGCGCCACGAACGATCTTGTAGCGAACACCGGGCAGGTCCTTCACACGACCACCGCGGACGAGCACCATCGAGTGCTCCTGCAGGTTGTGGCCCTCGCCGGGGATGTAGGCGGTGACCTCGGTGCCGTTGGAGAGCTTGACACGGGCGACCTTCCGCAGAGCCGAGTTCGGCTTCTTCGGGGTGGTCGTGTACACGCGCGTGCACACGCCGCGCTGCTGTGGGTTGGCCTTAAGGGCGGGCGCCTTGGTCTTGGTGACCTTGGGCGAGCGACCCTTGCGGACCAACTGCTGAATAGTTGGCACTACTTTGCTCCTCATAATTGCTGCACGGTGACAGCGGGCGATTGAAATCAGACCTGCCTACGTCAGCGAGTGCTGACGACATGTGTGGCAGGTATGCCGTGGGAGTCTCCGTTTGCTTGCGCGAAACGCGAAACCCTGTTCAGGTGTGTGACGTGGTCACGGCCTCTCGAAAGCTCAAAACTTTCAAGGGACATGCGTCATTGCACACACCCGAAAAATAGTAGCTCCTCGTGCCTGTGCTGTCCAATGGCGCCCGGACCGATCAGTCGCCGGGATCCTCGCGTGGATCACGCCATGGCGGACGCTTCGGATGCTCGTATCGCCAGACTGCGACCACGGTGACCCCCGACAACAGCGCGGCCGTGATGAGAAACGGTCCGGCGGCGACCTCGGCGACCACGATGCTTGCGCCGATGAACACCACCACGACCATCGCCAGGTACGTGGTTGCGATCGCGACGGCCGCCCGACCGACCGGCGAGCGCATTGTCTTCAGCGCGCGGAGGTTGAAGAAGGTGACCACTGCGGCGGTGAACACCATGACCGGACCGATGAGGGTTCCGGCATCCGGATTCTCAATCGGGCTGCGATCGAGGAAATAACTGATCAGGCCCCACGCGCTGATCACGCACGCGATGTACGTGACCGTCGCGAGGAGAGCCAGGAAGATCGAGCTAGGGCGCGGTGGAGTAGGAGCGCTCATACTCAGATCGGACGCGGGCCTGCTCGCGGTCGAATTCCTCACGTGCCTCGGCGTTGCGCGCCTTCACCTGGCGACCGCGGGCGCTGATCGCGGCGCCGATCCAGATCGGCACCTCACGGGCGATGATGAACGCTGCGATCGCGAACGGGCTGTACCAAAGCTGGTCGGTGAAGCCGGTGACTTCCTCGAGGGTGAAGTTCCAGGCCTCGATGCCGAGCAGGGCTCCGCCGATGAATGCCAGGTAGGTCAGCACCGCGACGATGAAGCCACCGAGCACGTGCGCCCACCAGCCTGCGCGGTTGACGATCAGCACGAGCAGGATGTACGCGACCGTGAAGACGATGACCGGGACCCAGAACGTCGGGTCCGCGATGAAGCTTGCGTACAGGGTGAAGAACTCGTTCCCGCGGATGTTCATCGCAATGATGAGACCGGCCACCGCGGCGTACAGCACGAGGAAGACCACCGCGGAGGCGACCGCGAGGAGGGTGCCGACACCGCGGTTGCTCCGGTTCTTCGGCGGGATCGGCTCGCTGATGTAGACGATCTGGGGTCGGTCGCTGGCTGAGCGCTCTTCCTCGCCGTGGGTCGAGCCCTCTTCGCTGGTCGAGCCTGCCGAGACCCCGGTCGCCGGCGCGGTCGCCACCCCGGCGGATGCCGCGGCAGCAGTTGCGCCCCCGACCGGCTCCTCGCCGATCGAGCCCTCCCCGCTGGTCGAGCCCTCCCCGCTGGTCGAGCTCGCCGAGACCCCTACCGGCTCCCGCAACCCCGCCACGTCGTCGGCGTGCACCGACTCCAGGTCGGGCAGAACCGGAGCGGAATACTCCGCACGCTCAGCGGCCGGAGGCTCCACGAGCTCTGGCGTCTTCCGCGGACCTTCGTTCTGAATCGGGTCAATCGGCCGCTCCGGCTCCGGCGCGACCGGCGGCGTCGGCTCGGGCCCGGTCGGCGGAGTCGGCTCCGGCTCGATCGGGGGTGTCGGCTCGGGCTCGATCGGCACGGTCGGCTCGGGCTCGGTCGGCACCGTCGGCTCGGGTTCAGGATCGATCACCTCGTCGCGATCGAATTCGGGCTCATCGCGTGTGGCGTTCGGATCGCCGGGGGTCACGTGGCTCATGAGTGCTCCTGACCGGCCGTGAGGCCTTTTGGGGGGAGTAAGTCACTCTAACAATCCACCCCGAAGGGTTCCTCGGCTACTGCTGCGCCTGGGCCTCCTCCCCAGCAGTTGCAGTCGCCGCAGTAGCGGCGGGTGCCTGGTCCCGAAGCACATAGATGAATCCGTTGAACGTCGAGACTCCCACAGCCTCTTCCGTTGGCGCAGTCATCGTCAGGTCAGTAATCAGCACGAGCCGCTCCCCGAACTGCAGGCTCTTGATGAAGCTGGCAGCATTAGCCGGATCCCCGTTGACCGAAATGCTCACGGGGATGCTCACGAACTGGGAGCCCGCAATCGTGACCGGCGCCGGCGTCGTGGACGGTGCTGCGGCCGCGGCGGCCGTGCCATCGGCGGGCGCTCCGTCAGCGGGGGTTTCCCCGGCTGGCGGAGCGGCAACGGGAACTGACACCACATCTGCCGGAGTCGAAGCGGTGAACGATGTGATGACCACGCCACTCCCGTTGGCGAGTTCGTTCAACTGGCCTAGCAGAGTAGCGATGGCCGGATCGTCGGGCATCGCCTTGCGCACTTCGGCAAGCTCCGCCTGCAGCACAGGGAGGTCGTCGTTCAGCCGCTTGAGCTCACCGACCAGTGCCTCGTGTACCAGGTTGGCGTTCGCGACAGAGGTTCGCTCCTGGTCGGCCGCACTCGCCTCGGCGAGCTTTGGCGCAATGCCCACGAACCAGCCGAGTGCGACAAGCGCGACCATCACCATGACGGATCCGACGATCCACAGCCGTGACCTGCTCATCTCAGTCCTCCTGCCCTGCCTGGAAGCGCAGGAGATACGCCTCATCGCTGAGGTTGATTTTCACTGCGGCAACGTAACCCTGGTCAGCGTCACCGGTGACCGTGACGGGGG
The Diaminobutyricimonas sp. LJ205 genome window above contains:
- the fusA gene encoding elongation factor G, with product MAQEVLTDLNKVRNIGIMAHIDAGKTTTTERILFYTGVNRKLGETHDGAATTDWMEQEQERGITITSAAVTCFWNNNQINIIDTPGHVDFTVEVERSLRVLDGAVAVFDGKEGVEPQSETVWRQADKYDVPRICFVNKMDKLGADFYFTVDTIVKRLGAKPLVLQLPIGMESEFEGVVDLVEMRALTWRGDSKGDVTLGASYEIEPIPADLVDKANEYRTALLEVVAETDDALMEKYFGGEELTVAEIKGAIRKLTVNSEIYPVLCGSAFKNRGVQPMLDAVVDYLPSPLDVPATEARDPRDEEKIILRKPSADEPFAALAFKVAVHPFFGRLTYVRVYSGKLESGAAVANSTKQKKERIGKIFQMYANKENPVDGVTAGHIYAVIGLKDTTTGDTLCDPNNQVVLESMTFPEPVIEVAIEPKTKADQEKLGTAIQKLAEEDPTFRVEQNHETGQTVIKGMGELHLDILVDRMKREFKVEANVGKPQVAYRETLRRKVDKHDYTHKKQTGGSGQFAKVQISLEPLEVTADKTYEFENAVTGGRVPREYIPSVDAGIQDAMNVGVLAGFPTVGVKAVLLDGAYHDVDSSEMAFKIAGSMAYKEAARKANPVLLEPLMAVEVRTPEEYMGDVIGDLNSRRGQIQSMEDATGVKVVRANVPLSEMFGYVGDLRSKTSGRAVYSMTFESYAEVPKAVADEIIQKSKGE
- the rpsG gene encoding 30S ribosomal protein S7, encoding MPRKGPAPKRPVVADPVYGAPIVSQLVNKILLDGKKAIAERIVYGALAGVASKNGQDAVVTLKKALDNVRPTLEVRSRRVGGSTYQVPVEVKPHRANTLALRWLTSYAKARREKTMTERLMNEILDASNGLGAAVKRREDTHKMAESNKAFAHYRW
- the rpsL gene encoding 30S ribosomal protein S12, whose amino-acid sequence is MPTIQQLVRKGRSPKVTKTKAPALKANPQQRGVCTRVYTTTPKKPNSALRKVARVKLSNGTEVTAYIPGEGHNLQEHSMVLVRGGRVKDLPGVRYKIVRGALDTQAVKNRKQARSRYGAKMEKK
- a CDS encoding DUF6121 family protein, which codes for MSAPTPPRPSSIFLALLATVTYIACVISAWGLISYFLDRSPIENPDAGTLIGPVMVFTAAVVTFFNLRALKTMRSPVGRAAVAIATTYLAMVVVVFIGASIVVAEVAAGPFLITAALLSGVTVVAVWRYEHPKRPPWRDPREDPGD
- a CDS encoding type 4a pilus biogenesis protein PilO is translated as MSRSRLWIVGSVMVMVALVALGWFVGIAPKLAEASAADQERTSVANANLVHEALVGELKRLNDDLPVLQAELAEVRKAMPDDPAIATLLGQLNELANGSGVVITSFTASTPADVVSVPVAAPPAGETPADGAPADGTAAAAAAPSTTPAPVTIAGSQFVSIPVSISVNGDPANAASFIKSLQFGERLVLITDLTMTAPTEEAVGVSTFNGFIYVLRDQAPAATAATATAGEEAQAQQ